The Lactuca sativa cultivar Salinas chromosome 2, Lsat_Salinas_v11, whole genome shotgun sequence genome includes a window with the following:
- the LOC111883365 gene encoding L-type lectin-domain containing receptor kinase IX.1 has product MFHQIQNDRASNFLFHLLILLLFLMTNVNSVSFNFTSFQPNNQMIVYQGDAFASSGIQVTKNQRDQSLMNSVGRALYGDPVQIWDKKTRKLTDFMTHFSFSMNALNSSEYGDGLSFMLMPFEPEIPQGSFGGYLGLFSPATAFNSSNNSVVAVEFDSFKNPWDPSDNHVGINVNSIISVANLSWDSSIKDGKVANAWVSYNSSTYNLSVFLSYEDNPIFGGNCSLWYVVDLREVLPESVRIGFSAGTGDWIETHTVYSWSFSSNLDKTQVKKNIWLTTGLAMGSGALSLVVGFFWFFCWKKRSTLRKKEDVSIQYDFGNNMGPKQYSFRELSKATDGFSEERKLGEGGFGGVYKGVLLSGVNSLVAVKRVASGSKQGKKEYVSEVKIISRLRHRNLVQLIGWCHEQGDFLLVYEFMPNGSLDSHLFYSKSMLSASIRYKIAMGVASALLYLHEEWEQCVVHRDIKSSNIMLDSSYNAKLGDFGLARFVDHDLGSQTTVIAGTMGYLAPECLMTGKASRESDVYSFGVVALEIACGRKPIDTKVEPSKQRLVEWIWSLYGEGKLFEGVDERLNGEFDQRELECLMVVGLWCSHPDSSSRPSIKQAISVLNFEAPLPSLPAKHPVPVYYAPPMSMCRFTYTSSVGLSTTVSERKESVSSCGSAGSSKALLEMGNRGL; this is encoded by the coding sequence ATGTTTCACCAAATTCAAAATGATAGAGCTTCAAATTTCCTGTTTCATCTGTTGATCTTATTGTTGTTTCTTATGACCAACGTGAACTCAGTTTCATTCAATTTTACAAGCTTTCAACCCAACAACCAGATGATTGTATACCAAGGGGATGCGTTTGCATCGAGTGGGATTCAAGTGACCAAGAATCAGCGTGACCAGTCGCTCATGAACAGCGTTGGGAGAGCTTTGTATGGGGATCCTGTTCAAATATGGGACAAGAAGACCCGAAAGCTAACAGATTTCATGACCCATTTCTCCTTCTCGATGAATGCTCTTAATTCTTCTGAATATGGTGATGGGTTATCTTTCATGCTCATGCCATTTGAACCAGAGATTCCTCAGGGTTCATTTggtgggtatcttggcctattcAGTCCGGCTACTGCTTTCAACTCCTCCAACAACTCCGTAGTTGCAGTTGAGTTTGATTCGTTTAAGAATCCATGGGATCCTAGTGACAACCATGTGGGAATCAATGTCAACTCAATTATCTCCGTGGCTAATCTTTCATGGGATAGTAgcatcaaggatggaaaggttGCAAATGCATGGGTGAGTTATAATTCTAGTACATATAACCTAAGTGTTTTTCTATCATATGAAGACAACCCAATATTTGGTGGGAACTGTAGCCTTTGGTATGTTGTTGATCTAAGGGAAGTTCTACCCGAATCGGTTCGTATTGGTTTTTCGGCTGGAACCGGGGACTGGATTGAAACACACACCGTTTACTCTTGGTCATTTAGTTCTAATTTGGATAAAACTCAAGTGAAAAAGAACATATGGTTGACTACTGGTTTAGCCATGGGTTCAGGTGCCTTGAGCCTTGTGGTTGGGTTCTTCTGGTTCTTTTGCTGGAAGAAGCGATCCACATTGAGAAAAAAAGAAGATGTCTCTATACAATATGACTTCGGAAACAACATGGGGCCAAAGCAATACTCATTTCGCGAACTTAGTAAGGCAACTGATGGGTTCTCAGAAGAACGAAAGCTTGGTGAAGGTGGTTTTGGAGGTGTTTACAAGGGCGTACTATTGAGTGGTGTAAACTCACTAGTTGCAGTCAAGCGGGTAGCAAGTGGATCAAAGCAAGGGAAGAAAGAGTATGTATCTGAAGTAAAGATCATCAGTCGATTAAGGCACAGGAACTTGGTGCAACTCATAGGCTGGTGCCACGAACAAGGTGATTTCCTTCTTGTTTATGAGTTTATGCCTAATGGAAGCCTTGATTCCCATCTGTTCTACTCAAAATCGATGCTTAGTGCGTCCATCAGATACAAAATAGCCATGGGAGTTGCTTCTGCCTTGCTTTATCTCCATGAAGAATGGGAACAATGTGTGGTGCATAGGGATATCAAGTCCAGTAATATAATGCTAGATTCAAGTTACAATGCAAAGTTAGGAGACTTCGGACTTGCACGATTCGTGGATCATGATCTTGGCTCTCAGACCACTGTTATAGCCGGAACAATGGGTTACTTGGCCCCGGAATGTCTGATGACAGGCAAAGCAAGTAGAGAGTCCGATGTGTATAGCTTCGGGGTTGTTGCGTTAGAAATCGCGTGTGGAAGAAAACCCATTGACACGAAGGTTGAACCTAGTAAACAAAGGTTGGTAGAATGGATTTGGAGTCTTTATGGTGAAGGGAAACTGTTCGAAGGCGTAGACGAGAGGTTAAATGGTGAATTTGACCAGAGAGAATTGGAGTGCTTGATGGTGGTTGGTTTGTGGTGTAGTCATCCGGATAGTAGCAGTCGGCCGTCGATAAAACAAGCCATAAGTGTGTTAAATTTTGAAGCTCCTTTGCCTAGCCTGCCGGCTAAACATCCGGTGCCTGTCTACTATGCACCTCCGATGAGTATGTGTAGGTTCACGTATACGTCTTCAGTTGGTCTTAGCACCACGGTGTCAGAGAGGAAAGAGTCTGTGAGCAGTTGTGGCTCAGCAGGATCCTCAAAAGCGCTCTTGGAAATGGGCAACAGGGGCTTGTAA